The following proteins are co-located in the Streptomyces asiaticus genome:
- a CDS encoding IS3 family transposase (programmed frameshift): MGRKSPYPEEFRKDAVALYRAAAGKRTYAAVAADLGITAESLRTWVRKAEAETVPGRRDAGGSQAEELARLRSENARLLKAEKGVAPGARDPAPGSRLFRSGGEVSPRRWDFISDNRADFGVKRICRVLGTSRADYYRHLATEPTRAERQAEEKRTVAQIRAIHAEHHGAYGAPRVHAELRARGHRINRKRVTRLMRINHIIGRHLRKKKRTTIVDRTAPPAPDLVMRDFTADTLNTRWCGDITYIPVGTTWLYLATVIDICSRRVVGWSIADHMRTSLVTDAIEMAVAARGGRIPGVVFHTDRGAQYRAAAFAEVCRRHGIRLSMGRVGSSYDNALAESFFQGLKRELLHGRRWTSKAQTRLELFRRLSYYNRRRRHSALGYLTPIEFEHQLMTSRTLSLVA; encoded by the exons CGCTGCGAACGTGGGTCCGCAAGGCCGAGGCCGAAACCGTGCCCGGACGCCGTGACGCAGGCGGGAGCCAGGCGGAGGAGCTGGCCCGGCTGCGGTCGGAGAACGCCCGGCTGCTCAAGGCCGAAAAAG GAGTGGCACCTGGAGCGCGAGATCCTGCGCCGGGCAGCCGCCTATTTCGCTCGGGAGGTGAAGTGAGCCCCCGCCGCTGGGACTTCATCTCCGACAACCGAGCCGACTTCGGCGTCAAGCGGATCTGCCGTGTGCTCGGGACATCTCGCGCCGACTACTACCGGCACCTGGCAACCGAGCCGACCCGCGCCGAGCGCCAGGCCGAGGAGAAGCGGACCGTGGCCCAGATCCGTGCCATCCACGCCGAGCACCATGGCGCCTACGGCGCTCCGCGCGTCCATGCCGAGCTCCGTGCCCGCGGACACCGGATCAACCGCAAGCGTGTCACACGGCTGATGCGGATCAACCACATCATCGGCCGGCACCTGCGGAAGAAGAAGCGCACGACGATCGTGGACAGGACCGCGCCGCCCGCGCCGGACCTGGTGATGCGCGACTTCACCGCAGACACGCTGAACACCAGGTGGTGCGGCGACATCACGTACATACCCGTCGGCACGACGTGGCTCTACCTCGCCACGGTGATCGACATCTGTTCGCGGCGGGTGGTGGGCTGGTCGATCGCCGATCACATGCGCACCTCGCTGGTCACCGACGCGATCGAGATGGCCGTAGCTGCCCGTGGCGGCCGGATTCCCGGCGTCGTTTTCCACACCGACAGGGGCGCTCAATACCGTGCGGCCGCCTTCGCCGAGGTGTGCCGCCGGCACGGCATCCGCCTCAGCATGGGCCGAGTCGGCTCGAGCTACGACAACGCCCTGGCCGAGTCATTCTTCCAGGGCCTCAAGCGCGAGTTGCTCCACGGGAGGCGCTGGACCTCGAAGGCGCAGACGCGGCTCGAGCTGTTCCGCCGGCTGTCGTACTACAACCGGCGTCGCCGGCACTCCGCCCTCGGCTACCTCACACCAATCGAGTTCGAACACCAACTGATGACGTCACGTACTCTGTCACTCGTCGCATGA
- a CDS encoding aldo/keto reductase: MITRTSLGSPGLTVSAMGLGCMGMSESYGAADWDGGLATIDRALELGITFLDTADAYGTGHNEVLVGRAIHGRRDQVQLATKFGIDRSAGDRARRIRGARDYVLRSCDASLLRLGVEVIDLYYAHRPPQDVEIEETVGAMAELVEAGKVRHLGLSEVDGELLRRAHAVHPITAVQSEYSLWTRDVEAVTPVMAELGVGLVPYSPLGRGFLTGNLDRSTLGEKDFRRTNPRFAGEAGEANEKIAQTVREVADRLGATPAQVALAWVYAQAERLGVAVATIPGTRSPARLEQNAAALELTLDAEALAALDPLSDQVMGERYTPAHTAEVARG, translated from the coding sequence ATGATCACCCGAACCTCGCTCGGCTCGCCCGGTCTCACCGTCAGCGCGATGGGCCTGGGGTGCATGGGAATGAGCGAGAGCTACGGCGCCGCCGACTGGGACGGCGGCCTGGCCACCATCGACCGGGCCCTGGAGCTGGGCATCACGTTCCTGGACACCGCCGACGCCTACGGCACCGGGCACAACGAGGTGCTGGTGGGCCGGGCCATCCACGGCCGCCGGGACCAGGTGCAGCTGGCCACCAAGTTCGGCATCGACCGCAGTGCCGGCGACCGGGCACGCCGCATCCGCGGTGCCCGGGACTACGTGCTGCGCTCCTGCGACGCCTCGCTGCTGCGGCTGGGCGTCGAGGTGATCGACCTGTACTACGCCCACCGCCCGCCCCAGGACGTGGAGATCGAGGAGACCGTCGGGGCGATGGCCGAGCTGGTCGAGGCGGGCAAGGTCCGCCATCTGGGCCTGTCCGAGGTCGACGGCGAGCTGCTGCGCCGGGCGCACGCGGTGCACCCGATCACGGCGGTGCAGAGCGAGTACTCGCTGTGGACCCGCGACGTCGAGGCGGTCACCCCGGTGATGGCCGAGCTGGGGGTCGGGCTGGTGCCGTACTCGCCGCTGGGGCGGGGGTTCCTGACCGGCAACCTGGACCGCTCCACGCTGGGCGAGAAGGACTTCCGGCGCACCAACCCCCGCTTCGCCGGTGAGGCGGGCGAGGCCAACGAGAAGATCGCGCAGACCGTGCGCGAGGTGGCCGACCGGCTGGGTGCCACCCCGGCCCAGGTGGCGCTGGCCTGGGTGTACGCCCAGGCCGAGCGGCTCGGGGTGGCGGTGGCGACCATTCCGGGCACCCGCAGCCCGGCCCGGCTGGAGCAGAACGCGGCCGCGCTGGAGCTCACCCTGGACGCCGAGGCGCTGGCCGCGCTGGACCCGCTGAGCGACCAGGTGATGGGCGAGCGCTACACCCCCGCGCACACCGCTGAGGTCGCTCGGGGTTAG